The genome window AGGTAGGCGAGCATCCGGTCCATGGCCGAGGTCCCCGGCGGCCCCACGGCCTGGCGGGGCCGCCGGCTCCACACCGTCTCCGGCCGCGCCTGGAGCAGCCACAGCTGGCGCCCTCCGGGCCCCGGGCCGGCCGCCCACTCCACGTCCTGGGGTGCGCCAAGGGCCTGCTCGATGCGCTTGCCCAGGCCGGCCAGCTCGAGCACCTCGGCGTCCTCCAGGCATGGCCGGGCCCGCAGGTCGGCCGGGACCTCCTCCCGGACCACCCGCCCGGCGGCCGGGTCGAACCGGTCGGCGAACGCCTTCTCCCCCACCGTGCGCGAGCGCAGCTCCATGGTCACCTTGTCGACGGCGAACCGGTCGGGGGTGACCTCGCCCTCGACGACCGCCGTGCCGAGCCCGTAGGCGGCCTCGATGGTCACCTGCGAGGGGTCGCCGTTCAGCGGGTCGAGGGTGAGCAGCACCCCGGCGGCCTCGGCCGGGACCATGGCCTGGACGACCACGCCCATGGCCGGCTCGTCGTCGGGGATCCCCAGCCGGGCCCGGTAGGCGACCGCCCGGGAGGTGAACAGGCTCGCCCAGCAGCGGGTGACGTGCTCGGCCACCGCCTCCGCCCCCCGCACCCACAGGTAGGTGTCGTGCTCGCCGGCGAACGACGCCTCGGCGGTGTCCTCGGCGGCGGCGCTGGAGCGGACCGCCACCGGCACCTGGCCGTCCCCGCCCAGGCGCCGGTAGGCGGCGGCGAGCTCGCCGGCCAGCCGCTCGCCGACCGTGAGCCGGCCGCCCCCGGCCAGCGCCTCCCGGTAGGCGGCGGTGGTGACGGCGAACCCGGGCGGCACCCGCAGCCCCAGGCGGACCAGATGCCCGAGCCCGACCGCCTTCCCGCCCACCAGCGGCCCGCTGCCGGCGTCGCACTCCTCCAGCCAGAGGACCCGGCGATCGGTCATCGGTCAGGCGTCGCCGGCGCGCAGCGAGGTGTCCCAGCCGGCCACGTGGACCTCGGCGACCTCGTTGTCGCCCGCCTTCCAGGCGCTGTGACGCTTGAACAGCTCGATGTCGTGGCCGGGGACGATGCGGTCCAGGTCGCCGCCCACGTACTCGTGGATCTCGCCATAGGTCAGCAGCATCTTGTAGGTGTTGCCGTTGGTGTAGCCGCTGGGCCACATCTCCTCGACGTTCGAGTACCACATGACGGTGTCGCCCGCCACGACGAAGGGGCCGCCCGACGTCTGGATCGAGATCCACTGGCTGCCGAAGGTGTGCCCGTCCCTGCTCAGGTGCCCGACGATCCCGGGGACGATCTCCTCGCCGTCGCGGACGTAGTGCAGCCGCTGCTCGCCGGCCAGCCGCCCGTACATCTGCAGGTCGTCACGGTCGAACGACGAGGTCACCCAGCTCTCCTCGCCGAGCGGGGTGTACAGCTGGGGCAGGGCCAGGGCCTCGCACCAGCCCTGGAACTCGTCCCACTGCACGTACACGGCCGCGTTCGGGAACGCGGGCAGGTTGTTGCCGTGGTCGAAGTGCATGTGGGTGAGGAACACCTTCTCGATGTCCTCGGGGGCGACCCCGACCTTGGCCAGCACCGCCTCGGGCGCCTCCCAGTGGTAGAAGCCGAACCGGTGGATCCACTTGTCGGCCGCGAAGCCCGCGTCCACCAGGTAGTGGTGCACCGTCCCGTCCGGCTCCTTCCCGCTGACCAGGACGTAGACCATCGGCGAGGTCGAGACGCCCTCCCCGCTGTGGATCGGCACTCCACCGAAGAACTCCCGGGGGAGGTCGACGTGCGAGTAGCAGAGCGGACGGATGGAGTAGTCGATCTCCGCCATGGCCAACCTCCCGAGACGGCGCCGGTACGCTCCAGACTTTCCGGCGCACCCCGCCCGAGCAAGCCAGGTGTCCGGCGCCACCGGACAGGAGCTTCGCCCTTGGAGAGAGCCTCTAGACTGCCACGGCTGGTCAGCTCACGAAGGCGAGGAACGATGCAGCGTGCCTACGGACTGGAGATCCCCCAGACCCTCGAGGAGGTCTGCGACCCGCGGCGGATGGCGCTGCTGGTGTACGACATGCAGGACGGCATCGTCCGGCACCTGCCGGACGCGGCGGCGTTCACGGCCAGGGTCGTCCGGGTGGTGGAGGCGGCCAGGCGGGCCCGGATGCGGGTGATCTTCGCCAGGCACCTGTCGCTCCCCAACGAGCTGGCCGGGGTGTTCCAGCTCCGGACGGCCATGGCCTGGCAGCGGGTCGAGCGGGTCGAGGACGTCCGGCCGCTGT of Actinomycetota bacterium contains these proteins:
- a CDS encoding PEP/pyruvate-binding domain-containing protein; protein product: MTDRRVLWLEECDAGSGPLVGGKAVGLGHLVRLGLRVPPGFAVTTAAYREALAGGGRLTVGERLAGELAAAYRRLGGDGQVPVAVRSSAAAEDTAEASFAGEHDTYLWVRGAEAVAEHVTRCWASLFTSRAVAYRARLGIPDDEPAMGVVVQAMVPAEAAGVLLTLDPLNGDPSQVTIEAAYGLGTAVVEGEVTPDRFAVDKVTMELRSRTVGEKAFADRFDPAAGRVVREEVPADLRARPCLEDAEVLELAGLGKRIEQALGAPQDVEWAAGPGPGGRQLWLLQARPETVWSRRPRQAVGPPGTSAMDRMLAYLGRPGAPGQAGPG
- a CDS encoding MBL fold metallo-hydrolase, translating into MAEIDYSIRPLCYSHVDLPREFFGGVPIHSGEGVSTSPMVYVLVSGKEPDGTVHHYLVDAGFAADKWIHRFGFYHWEAPEAVLAKVGVAPEDIEKVFLTHMHFDHGNNLPAFPNAAVYVQWDEFQGWCEALALPQLYTPLGEESWVTSSFDRDDLQMYGRLAGEQRLHYVRDGEEIVPGIVGHLSRDGHTFGSQWISIQTSGGPFVVAGDTVMWYSNVEEMWPSGYTNGNTYKMLLTYGEIHEYVGGDLDRIVPGHDIELFKRHSAWKAGDNEVAEVHVAGWDTSLRAGDA